A region of Leishmania panamensis strain MHOM/PA/94/PSC-1 chromosome 33 sequence DNA encodes the following proteins:
- a CDS encoding serine/threonine-protein kinase a, putative (TriTrypDB/GeneDB-style sysID: LpmP.33.2090), which yields MAEAIPISTQQVPDKSEVELDFKDILGPMGSNTCKYERVRDLGSGSFGKALLVRRVSDGQLLVAKRMDLTTMSEKDKKYATAEIQCLASCDHFAIIKYHEDYVVEPHIVIIMEFADAGDLNMQIKQRAKDGFIYFEEHEVGYTIVQLAMAVDHIHRRRILHRDIKGANVMLMTNGVIKLGDFGFSHQYESTVSDQVAQTFCGTPYYLAPELWGHQRYSKKADVWAMGVLLFEMMALRRPFVGQGMRALSEAVMCSKRDCELPQHYSRSLKELCNIMLRADPNLRPSCAQLFKLPYMMKLLMDFGTSVDNSQLVSDSLKTKIHTNICEIRQASAHDPEAFGFVGHVGTVCSSVFYEGYVRKESGEAWKERFLVLRDGGLVISRHKGDKETKPLPVAFIDSAVFVPEKSACAPGVFAIHLRDAKTMWLQALPPETAGIWVHKIQQSIGIS from the coding sequence ATGGCGGAGGCAATTCCCATCTCTACCCAGCAGGTCCCCGACAAGAGCGAAGTAGAGCTGGACTTCAAGGACATTCTCGGCCCTATGGGTAGCAATACATGCAAATATGAGAGGGTGCGCGATCTCGGTTCTGGTTCTTTTggcaaggcgctgctggtgcgccgcgtgTCAGATGGGCAGCTACTCGTAGCCAAGCGCATGGATCTGACGACGATGTCGGAGAAGGACAAGAAGTACGCGACGGCGGAGATTCAGTGTCTCGCCTCATGCGACCACTTTGCTATCATTAAGTACCATGAGGATTACGTGGTGGAGCCACACATAGTCATCATCATGGAGTTTGCTGACGCTGGCGACCTGAACATGCAAATCAAGCAGCGCGCCAAGGACGGGTTCATCTACTTCGAGGAGCACGAGGTTGGCTATACCATTGTGCAGTTAGCCATGGCGGTCGACCAcattcaccgccgccgcataCTACACCGCGACATCAAGGGGGCCAATGTGATGCTCATGACGAACGGCGTCATCAAGCTTGGTGACTTCGGCTTCAGCCACCAATACGAGAGCACAGTGAGTGACCAGGTTGCCCAAACGTTCTGCGGCACGCCGTACTACCTCGCACCGGAGCTATGGGGCCACCAGCGGTACAGCAAGAAGGCGGATGTGTGGGCCATGGGTGTTCTTCTCTTTGAGATGATGGCGCTTCGCCGCCCGTTTGTTGGGCAGGGAATGCGCGCGCTGTcggaggcggtgatgtgCAGCAAGCGCGACTGTGAATTGCCACAGCATTATAGCCGCTCACTAAAGGAGTTGTGCAATATTATGCTGCGAGCAGACCCGAACCTGCGCCCCTCCTGTGCGCAGCTCTTCAAGTTGCCATACATGATGAAGTTACTTATGGACTTCGGCACGAGCGTAGACAACTCACAGCTCGTGAGCGACTCCCTCAAGACAAAGATTCACACAAACATCTGTGAAATTCGTCAAGCAAGCGCACATGACCCGGAGGCGTTCGGGTTTGTCGGTCACGTTGGCACCGTGTGCTCATCCGTCTTCTATGAGGGTTACGTGCGTAAGGAGAGTGGGGAAGCGTGGAAAGAACGCTTTCTTGTGTTGCGTGACGGCGGCCTTGTCATCAGCCGACATAAAGGCGACAAGGAGACGAAGCCGCTGCCTGTGGCGTTCATCGACAGTGCCGTCTTCGTGCCGGAGAAGTCTGCTTGCGCGCCTGGCGTCTTCGCAATCCACCTAAGAGACGCCAAGACAATGTGGCTccaggcgctgccgccggaaACAGCGGGGATATGGGTGCATAAGATTCAGCAGTCGATTGGCATATCGTAG
- a CDS encoding RNA editing complex protein MP46 (TriTrypDB/GeneDB-style sysID: LpmP.33.2080) translates to MPESAYAGSCEPELCLLCDTPYTSWTAHTREHAHVARSVVCRFFVMPERSESIMQHLERHIALDLKEVDALTARKVERRRERLLAGLVHLVEKGVLRYSIPTLPPSTPTGGKTGRRRDIGIGGASLEVNLDRFLTCVLVGEAFLRREVLDRCARLIPSLKAVELNSVVAYLTSTRQVARIFDELSLLELLVARAESDKAPESATTVFARVTEPANVEPLSATAGAPSSGSDTSTDASPLPRPSSSMPAATPSSPIRWNLSHEDKAYIMCACLGELHRFHEQERPRSVASKAAADAIVLNVLAGHGRENLVSELVHDTLQRMVDEGTVIWRQHQEDVKRRGLSSEANLTAKNGIGEQSALDMDGRMSEGLRYMRTAPLASKPSPPSASVGALDSAAAERLVSSYLPFKDIDQLGSEENEAVKATTTTLSRSSTDDTCITTPDFIAALHTSAKNWKPLTAELRQRGKDWNRLPFAPSSPKLKVWKKPR, encoded by the coding sequence ATGCCGGAGAGTGCATACGCAGGGTCATGTGAGCCGGAGCTTTGCTTGCTGTGCGATACCCCCTACACCTCCTGGACGGCACACACCCGCGAGCACGCTCATGTGGCGCGCTCAGTGGTGTGCCGTTTCTTTGTGATgccagagagaagcgagagcaTTATGCAGCACCTGGAGCGGCACATCGCTCTAGACCTCAAGGAGGTGGATGCCCTCACAGCCCGCAAGGTAGAGCGACGCCGTGAGCGTCTTCTTGCGGGCCTTGTGCACCTTGTCGAGAAGGGGGTGCTGCGGTATAGCATAcccacgctgccgccgtcaaCGCCAACAGGCGGGAAAACTGGCAGAAGACGAGACATCGGCATTGGTGGCGCGTCGCTTGAGGTCAACTTGGACCGCTTTCTCACCTGTGTCCTTGTCGGGGAAGCGTTCCTGCGCCGTGAGGTACTTGACCGATGCGCGCGGCTGATACCGTCTCTCAAGGCGGTGGAACTGAACAGCGTAGTGGCGTACTTGACGTCAACACGCCAAGTGGCTCGCATTTTCGATGAACTATcactgctggagctgctggtaGCGCGCGCAGAGTCGGACAAAGCTCCTgagagcgccaccaccgtcttTGCAAGAGTGACAGAGCCAGCGAACGTGGAGCCGCTGAGCGCGACCGCTGGGGCACCTTCGTCAGGCAGTGACACAAGCACAGACGCCTCACCTCTGCCGcggccttcttcttccatgccggccgccactccttcctctcccatACGTTGGAATCTCTCTCATGAGGACAAGGCGTACATCATGTGTGCCTGCCTCGGCGAGCTGCACCGCTTTCACGAACAGGAACGACCGCGCTCCGTCGCCTccaaggcagcggcagacgccATTGTGCTAAACGTGCTTGCCGGACACGGGCGTGAGAACCTGGTGTCGGAGTTGGTACATGACACACTGCAGCGTATGGTGGACGAGGGGACGGTGatctggcggcagcaccaggaGGATGTGAAGCGGCGCGGCCTTTCATCCGAGGCAAACTTGACAGCGAAGAATGGAATCGGTGAGCAGTCTGCACTGGACATGGACGGTCGGATGTCTGAGGGCTTACGGTACATGCGCACCGCGCCGTTGGCGTCAAagccgtcaccgccgtcgGCGTCTGTGGGTGCACTGGAtagtgctgcagcggagaggcTCGTGTCTTCCTACCTGCCCTTCAAAGATATCGATCAACTTGGCAGcgaagagaacgaggcgGTGAAagccacaacaacaacgctgTCAAGGTCGAGCACGGACGACACCTGCATCACCACTCCAGATTTCATTGCAGCGCTTCACACTTCGGCGAAGAACTGGAAGCCGCTCACGGCGGAGCTGAGGCAACGTGGAAAGGATTGGAATCGGCTACCCTTTGCGCCTAGTTCACCCAAACTAAAAGTGTGGAAGAAGCCGCGCTAA